In Eubalaena glacialis isolate mEubGla1 chromosome 4, mEubGla1.1.hap2.+ XY, whole genome shotgun sequence, one DNA window encodes the following:
- the ENC1 gene encoding ectoderm-neural cortex protein 1 has translation MSVSVHENRKSRASSGSINIYLFHKSSYADSVLTHLNLLRQQRLFTDVLLHAGNRTFPCHRAVLAACSRYFEAMFSGGLKESQDSEVNFDNSIHPEVLELLLDYAYSSRVIINEENAESLLEAGDMLEFQDIRDACAEFLEKNLHPTNCLGMLLLSDAHQCTKLYELSWRMCLSNFQTIRKNEDFLQLPQDMVVQLLSSEELETEDERLVYESAINWISYDLKKRYCYLPELLQTVRLALLPAIYLMENVAMEELITKQRKSKEIVEEAIRCKLKILQNDGVVTSLCARPRKTGHALFLLGGQTFMCDKLYLVDQKAKEIIPKADIPSPRKEFSACAIGCKVYITGGRGSENGVSKDVWVYDTLHEEWSKAAPMLVARFGHGSAELKHCLYVVGGHTAATGCLPASPSVSLKQVEHYDPTTNKWTMVAPLREGVSNAAVVSAKLKLFAFGGTSVSHDKLPKVQCYDQCENRWTVPATCPQPWRYTAAAVLGNQIFIMGGDTEFSACSAYKFNSETYQWTKVGDVTAKRMSCHAVASGNKLYVVGGYFGIQRCKTLDCYDPTLDAWNSITTVPYSLIPTAFVSTWKHLPS, from the coding sequence ATGTCCGTCAGCGTGCACGAGAACCGCAAGTCCAGGGCCAGCAGTGGCTCCATTAACATCTATCTGTTCCACAAGTCCTCCTACGCGGACAGTGTCCTTACTCACCTGAACCTGTTACGCCAGCAGCGTCTCTTCACCGACGTCCTTCTCCATGCCGGAAATAGGACCTTCCCGTGTCACCGGGCGGTGCTGGCCGCGTGCAGCCGCTACTTCGAAGCCATGTTCAGCGGCGGCCTGAAGGAGAGCCAGGACAGCGAAGTCAACTTCGACAACTCCATCCACCCAGAAGTCTTGGAGCTGCTCCTCGACTACGCTTACTCCTCCCGGGTCATCATCAATGAAGAAAACGCGGAATCGCTCCTGGAAGCTGGCGACATGCTGGAGTTTCAAGACATCCGGGATGCCTGCGCTGAGTTCCTAGAGAAGAACCTGCACCCCACCAACTGCCTGGGCATGCTGCTGCTGTCCGACGCGCACCAGTGCACCAAGCTGTACGAGCTCTCCTGGAGGATGTGTCTCAGCAATTTCCAGACCATCAGGAAGAACGAAGATTTCCTCCAGCTGCCCCAGGACATGGTAGTGCAGCTCTTGTCCAGTGAAGAGCTGGAGACGGAAGACGAAAGACTTGTGTACGAGTCTGCAATTAACTGGATCAGCTACGACCTGAAGAAGCGCTACTGCTATCTCCCGGAGCTGTTGCAGACAGTGAGGCTGGCTCTGCTGCCGGCCATCTATCTCATGGAGAATGTGGCCATGGAGGAACTCATCACCAAGCAGAGGAAGAGCAAGGAGATCGTGGAAGAGGCCATCAGGTGCAAGCTGAAAATCCTGCAGAACGACGGTGTGGTGACCAGCCTCTGTGCCCGGCCCCGGAAAACCGGCCATGCCCTCTTCCTCTTGGGAGGACAGACTTTCATGTGTGATAAGCTGTATCTGGTCGACCAGAAGGCCAAAGAGATCATTCCCAAGGCTGACATCCCCAGCCCGAGAAAAGAGTTCAGTGCCTGTGCAATTGGCTGCAAAGTATACATTACTGGTGGGCGAGGGTCTGAGAATGGAGTCTCGAAAGATGTCTGGGTTTATGATACCCTGCATGAGGAGTGGTCCAAGGCGGCCCCCATGCTGGTGGCCAGGTTTGGCCATGGCTCTGCTGAACTGAAGCACTGCCTGTACGTGGTCGGGGGGCACACTGCCGCCACTGGCTGCCTCCCGGCCTCCCCCTCAGTCTCTCTAAAGCAAGTAGAACATTATGACCCCACAACCAACAAATGGACCATGGTGGCCCCTCTCCGAGAAGGGGTCAGCAATGCCGCAGTGGTGAGTGCTAAGCTCAAGCTGTTTGCTTTCGGAGGTACCAGCGTCAGTCATGACAAGCTCCCCAAGGTTCAGTGTTACGATCAGTGTGAAAACAGGTGGACGGTTCCGGCCACCTGTCCCCAGCCCTGGCGTTACACGGCGGCAGCTGTGCTGGGTAACCAGATTTTTATTATGGGGGGAGATACCGAGTTCTCCGCCTGCTCTGCTTATAAATTCAATAGCGAGACTTACCAGTGGACCAAGGTGGGAGACGTGACAGCAAAGCGCATGAGCTGCCACGCTGTGGCCTCCGGAAACAAACTCTACGTGGTTGGAGGGTACTTTGGCATTCAGCGATGCAAAACCCTGGACTGCTACGATCCAACGTTGGACGCGTGGAACAGCATAACCACGGTCCCGTACTCGCTGATCCCTACTGCGTTTGTCAGCACCTGGAAACATCTGCCCTCTTAA